In Edaphobacter paludis, a single window of DNA contains:
- a CDS encoding YebC/PmpR family DNA-binding transcriptional regulator has protein sequence MSGHSKWATIKHKKGALDAKRGKIFTRLIKEITIAAKTGGGGDPDGNPRLRGAIAAAKAENMPADNIKRAIQRGTGELEGVSYEEITYEGYGPGGVAVIVDVLTDNKNRAVSEIRHAFSKNGGNLGESNSVGWMFSKKGVIVIAKSAANEDKLTEIVLEAGAEDLSDEGENWEVLCDPKDFEAVTNALKAANITPEHAEVTKIASTYTKLEGSQANAMIRLLEVLEDLDDTQNVYSNFDMDEAAVANAGH, from the coding sequence ATGTCCGGCCATTCAAAATGGGCCACAATCAAGCATAAGAAGGGCGCGCTTGACGCCAAACGTGGCAAGATTTTCACTCGTCTCATCAAGGAAATCACCATCGCAGCCAAGACCGGCGGCGGCGGAGATCCGGACGGCAATCCCCGTCTGCGCGGCGCCATTGCAGCGGCCAAAGCGGAGAATATGCCCGCCGACAACATCAAACGTGCGATCCAGCGCGGTACGGGTGAGCTCGAAGGCGTCTCCTACGAGGAGATCACCTACGAGGGCTATGGCCCCGGTGGCGTCGCAGTTATCGTCGATGTCCTCACCGACAACAAGAACCGCGCCGTCAGCGAGATTCGCCACGCCTTCTCCAAGAACGGCGGCAATCTCGGAGAGTCCAACTCTGTTGGCTGGATGTTCTCCAAGAAGGGTGTCATCGTTATTGCAAAGTCTGCCGCCAACGAAGACAAACTCACTGAGATTGTGCTCGAAGCCGGCGCCGAAGACCTAAGCGACGAGGGCGAGAACTGGGAAGTGCTCTGCGATCCCAAGGACTTCGAGGCGGTCACCAACGCGCTCAAGGCGGCCAACATTACGCCTGAGCACGCCGAGGTCACCAAAATTGCTTCGACGTATACGAAGCTCGAAGGTTCTCAGGCCAACGCCATGATCCGCCTTCTGGAAGTGCTCGAAGACCTGGATGACACGCAAAATGTCTACTCCAACTTCGACATGGATGAAGCTGCTGTAGCCAATGCCGGACACTAG
- the lysA gene encoding diaminopimelate decarboxylase, producing the protein MPRKTAPQPSPRPFAYRNRTLHCDGADISALAEDHGTPLYVYSAEQISARFQLFEEAFKGQPHTICYAVKANSSLAILRLLALQGAGFDIVSGGELERVRKAHKAALTKVVFSGVGKQVWEIDAALKANILLFNVESEAELYLLAARAEALRIRARFALRVNPDVFADTHPYISTGLSEHKFGIDINQARAIYRKAGKSKWLDAAGVSVHIGSQIRKVDPFAAATARVTALISDLKKDGHNIRYIDAGGGLGIDYGTTAFNPAQQVQKYAAALSKGLAAESSHLIIEPGRFIVAQAGALLTRVLFVKKNGSKTFVITDAGMNDLIRPSLYHAHHEILPIKQPRTAAPSITADIVGPVCESGDFFARDRVLAAVKPGDLVLILDAGAYGMSLTSNYNSRPRPAEVLIDEATVKLIRRRETMRDLLAPEVL; encoded by the coding sequence TTGCCCAGAAAAACCGCGCCGCAGCCAAGCCCCCGCCCCTTCGCCTATCGCAACCGCACCCTTCACTGTGACGGAGCTGACATCTCAGCTCTCGCGGAAGATCACGGCACTCCACTTTATGTCTACTCGGCGGAGCAGATCTCCGCTCGCTTTCAACTCTTTGAAGAGGCGTTCAAAGGGCAGCCGCACACCATCTGCTACGCGGTTAAAGCTAACTCGTCGCTGGCGATTCTGCGCCTGCTAGCGCTGCAGGGAGCAGGCTTCGACATCGTCTCCGGCGGCGAATTGGAGCGCGTCCGCAAAGCCCACAAAGCGGCGCTCACGAAGGTCGTCTTCTCCGGGGTAGGCAAGCAGGTCTGGGAGATCGATGCCGCTCTCAAGGCGAACATCCTCCTCTTCAACGTCGAGTCCGAAGCCGAGCTGTACCTGCTTGCCGCCCGCGCCGAAGCTCTCCGCATCCGTGCGCGTTTCGCACTCCGCGTCAATCCCGACGTCTTCGCCGACACTCACCCCTATATCTCTACCGGCCTCAGTGAACACAAGTTCGGCATCGACATCAATCAGGCTCGTGCCATCTACCGCAAAGCGGGCAAATCCAAGTGGCTCGATGCCGCCGGAGTCAGCGTTCACATCGGTTCGCAGATCCGCAAGGTCGATCCCTTTGCCGCAGCGACTGCCCGCGTCACCGCCCTTATCTCTGACCTCAAAAAGGATGGCCACAACATCCGCTACATCGACGCCGGTGGCGGTCTCGGCATCGACTACGGCACTACCGCGTTCAACCCGGCGCAGCAGGTGCAGAAGTACGCCGCCGCTCTCAGCAAGGGACTTGCCGCTGAATCCTCCCATCTGATCATCGAGCCGGGGCGCTTCATCGTAGCCCAGGCAGGAGCGTTACTTACCCGAGTCCTCTTCGTGAAGAAGAATGGTTCCAAGACCTTCGTCATTACCGACGCGGGCATGAACGACCTCATCCGGCCCTCGCTCTATCACGCTCATCACGAGATTCTCCCCATCAAGCAGCCGCGTACCGCAGCCCCGTCCATCACGGCGGACATCGTAGGTCCGGTCTGCGAGTCGGGCGACTTCTTCGCCCGCGACCGCGTCCTCGCTGCCGTCAAACCCGGCGACCTGGTCCTGATTCTCGATGCGGGAGCCTATGGTATGAGTCTCACCAGCAACTACAACAGCCGTCCGCGTCCCGCTGAGGTGCTGATCGACGAAGCGACGGTCAAGCTGATTCGCCGCCGCGAGACCATGCGCGATCTGTTGGCTCCAGAGGTACTCTAG